The Candidatus Omnitrophota bacterium genome has a window encoding:
- a CDS encoding GNAT family N-acetyltransferase → MALVKPAYLPPLYQDSAEAGRLILRDGSTAILRVARPNDYEAMVEFFRRLSPESRRQRFFSASKPPEEDIRDLCDSSDRHAAFTLVAWRATTGAPTIIAVGSYFSKDAHTAEVAFAVDDTLHGKGLGSLLLERLALLAAREGFSKFWAVTHPDNRPMIEVFRRSGFQLKETPAGGEVEVEFSLAPTAASASRAEWLDEVFTTASMRPFFYPRAIAVIGASRDPSSIGYRILETLVLTRFQGAVFPVNPKAAVIGSLRAYPRVADIPDPVDLAVIVVPRDIVLPIVDECAAHGVRALVVISAGFAETGAEGRLLQSQLVDKVRGYGMRLIGPNCLGLVNTDPAVRLNASFSPVYPPEGRVGLLSQSGALGIAILSLAQQLHLGLSTFVSVGNKADVSGNDLIQYWEHDPRTSVILLYLESFGNPRRFARIARRVSRGKPIIAVKGGRTKAGVRAAGSHTAALAASNVAVEALFQQTGVIRADTLEEMFDVAAALSNQPLPKGQRVGIVTNAGGPGILCADTCETGGLTIPELSESIRTQLAQFLPAAASLANPVDMIASASPEQYRRTIETLLRAEEIDALIILYIPVGVSNTAAIVEAIGQGVAQARAAGAAEKPVIVCAMTDAGGLPPLAVGAERIPAYQFPETAARVLSRMAEYARFRARPAGAFVEFEDLQLETIRAIIQRALAAGSPRWLSSQELSTLLAAAGIPFAGTVVRTADEAVDASEAIGFPVALKLASSTVVHKTEAGGVHLNLTDESGVRRAVAAIAAAIERAGSPEALEGFLVQPMIRGGCELMIGVVEDPSFGPLIAFGLGGVHVEILGDVIFRVAPLTDDDAREMVRGIKGYRLLEGYRGAPAADVPALEECLLRISSLVEHVPEIVELDLNPIFALGPGQGCRIVDARMRVAAAQGPS, encoded by the coding sequence ATGGCGCTTGTTAAACCCGCCTATCTGCCGCCGCTGTACCAAGATTCCGCTGAAGCCGGTCGGCTGATTTTGCGTGACGGCTCCACGGCCATTCTCCGCGTGGCCCGGCCCAACGATTACGAGGCGATGGTGGAATTTTTCCGCCGTCTCTCGCCCGAATCTCGGCGGCAACGATTCTTCTCGGCCTCCAAACCTCCCGAAGAAGACATTCGCGATCTGTGCGATTCGTCCGACCGCCACGCCGCCTTCACCCTTGTGGCCTGGCGCGCGACGACCGGGGCTCCGACCATCATTGCCGTGGGATCATATTTTTCCAAAGATGCGCATACGGCGGAAGTCGCCTTTGCCGTGGACGACACCTTGCACGGCAAGGGACTCGGCTCGCTGCTCCTGGAACGGTTAGCGCTGTTGGCCGCCCGAGAAGGCTTCTCAAAGTTTTGGGCGGTGACCCATCCGGACAACCGCCCCATGATCGAGGTGTTTCGCCGCTCCGGCTTCCAACTCAAAGAAACGCCGGCCGGAGGCGAAGTGGAAGTGGAATTTTCGCTCGCTCCGACGGCGGCCAGCGCCTCGCGCGCGGAATGGCTGGATGAAGTGTTTACCACCGCGTCCATGCGGCCGTTTTTTTATCCGCGGGCCATCGCCGTCATCGGCGCGTCGCGCGATCCTTCCAGCATCGGCTACCGGATTCTTGAAACGCTCGTCCTCACCCGCTTTCAGGGCGCAGTCTTCCCGGTGAACCCCAAGGCGGCGGTGATCGGCTCGTTGCGCGCGTATCCGAGGGTTGCCGACATTCCCGACCCGGTGGATCTTGCGGTCATTGTCGTGCCGCGGGACATCGTGCTGCCCATCGTCGATGAGTGCGCGGCGCACGGGGTGCGAGCCCTGGTCGTGATCTCGGCGGGGTTTGCGGAAACCGGCGCAGAAGGCCGGCTGCTGCAATCGCAGCTGGTCGACAAGGTCCGCGGCTACGGCATGCGCCTCATCGGCCCCAACTGCTTAGGACTCGTCAACACTGATCCGGCCGTGCGCCTCAACGCCTCGTTTTCTCCGGTCTATCCGCCGGAGGGCCGCGTGGGGCTGCTTTCACAGAGCGGGGCGCTGGGCATTGCGATCTTATCGCTTGCCCAGCAATTGCATTTAGGCTTGTCCACCTTTGTCAGCGTCGGCAACAAGGCCGATGTCTCCGGCAATGATCTCATCCAATATTGGGAGCACGATCCGCGCACATCGGTCATCCTCTTGTATCTCGAATCCTTCGGCAATCCTCGGCGGTTTGCGCGCATCGCCCGGCGGGTGAGCCGCGGCAAGCCGATCATTGCGGTCAAGGGCGGCCGCACCAAAGCCGGCGTTCGCGCGGCCGGCTCGCATACGGCGGCACTCGCCGCCAGCAACGTGGCGGTGGAGGCGTTGTTTCAGCAAACCGGCGTGATTCGCGCAGACACGCTGGAGGAAATGTTCGATGTGGCCGCGGCACTCTCGAACCAACCCCTGCCGAAGGGGCAGCGCGTCGGCATTGTCACCAATGCGGGAGGGCCGGGCATTTTGTGCGCCGATACGTGCGAGACCGGCGGCTTGACCATTCCCGAGCTGTCCGAATCGATTCGCACACAGCTCGCGCAGTTTTTGCCGGCGGCGGCCAGTCTGGCCAATCCGGTGGACATGATCGCCTCAGCCAGCCCAGAGCAGTACCGGCGCACTATCGAGACGCTGCTGCGCGCCGAGGAGATTGATGCGCTCATCATCCTCTATATTCCCGTCGGCGTCTCCAACACCGCCGCCATCGTGGAGGCCATCGGCCAGGGCGTGGCCCAGGCTCGGGCTGCCGGGGCGGCGGAGAAGCCGGTGATCGTCTGCGCGATGACCGACGCAGGAGGTTTGCCGCCGCTTGCGGTCGGGGCGGAGCGCATTCCCGCCTATCAATTCCCGGAGACGGCAGCGCGAGTCCTCTCGCGCATGGCGGAATACGCGCGCTTCCGCGCGCGGCCCGCCGGCGCCTTTGTGGAGTTTGAAGATCTGCAGCTTGAGACGATCCGCGCCATCATCCAGCGCGCCCTCGCCGCCGGATCTCCTCGATGGTTGTCCAGCCAGGAGCTCTCCACGCTGCTGGCCGCCGCCGGCATTCCGTTTGCCGGCACCGTGGTTCGAACCGCCGATGAGGCCGTGGATGCGTCGGAGGCGATCGGATTTCCCGTGGCGCTGAAGCTGGCTTCCTCCACGGTCGTGCATAAAACCGAAGCCGGCGGCGTGCACTTGAATCTCACCGACGAATCAGGCGTGCGCCGCGCCGTCGCGGCGATTGCGGCGGCGATTGAGCGCGCAGGCTCGCCGGAGGCGCTTGAGGGGTTTCTCGTGCAGCCGATGATCCGGGGCGGGTGTGAACTGATGATCGGCGTGGTGGAAGATCCCTCGTTTGGCCCGCTGATCGCCTTTGGGTTAGGCGGGGTGCATGTGGAAATTTTGGGCGATGTCATCTTCCGCGTGGCTCCGCTGACTGATGACGATGCGCGCGAGATGGTGCGCGGCATCAAGGGCTACCGGCTGCTCGAAGGCTACCGCGGAGCCCCTGCCGCCGACGTGCCGGCGCTGGAGGAATGCCTCTTGCGAATTTCCTCCCTCGTGGAGCACGTGCCTGAGATTGTCGAGCTGGACTTGAATCCCATTTTTGCCTTGGGGCCGGGGCAAGGCTGCCGGATCGTCGACGCGCGCATGCGCGTGGCGGCCGCGCAAGGTCCATCATGA
- a CDS encoding hemerythrin domain-containing protein codes for MASRKEAAMEMVEAWKHDHDALRKSLKRLQWDLHMIADDSAALRETYQAIIGPLREHIRNEEDALRPRAQRISPEAWGALSSMHARQHRLSRDIDRLLGKRRVPTDQLTSRLTDFVHELREDFAKEEREYFPAVENVATAAASPGDPWPTSSVGHHEWPSPRSRGQPATPRLRHQHLLEASSVMACGGLLGLWLIARAARVDHAALFAGPAASFRPPVFAAAGGPAWSPKTLEPLRHLMVQDNNRLISLESFSRDALRRLFGKTRGMAADPLQVMLSMVADPERWQTQPCIRVDRPATRQQLGLDPAARYASFADMMANPLAQRALAEAQQKQQRRQRLSPVEQELLEVSARCLLLRRLFEQELQVVPPALEESKRWLPVLRPDGYITEQQVGIKRCWGTLLHAVRVEDASAITATAERLAGLLKNLHAQHRGLGKPL; via the coding sequence ATGGCATCACGCAAGGAGGCCGCGATGGAGATGGTAGAGGCTTGGAAACATGATCACGACGCGCTCCGAAAATCCCTGAAGCGGTTACAGTGGGATTTGCACATGATCGCGGATGATTCCGCCGCGTTGCGGGAGACGTACCAGGCCATCATCGGGCCGCTGCGCGAGCACATCCGAAACGAGGAAGACGCGCTGCGCCCGCGCGCCCAGCGGATCAGCCCGGAGGCGTGGGGCGCGCTGTCGTCCATGCACGCCCGGCAGCACCGCCTCTCGAGAGACATCGACCGGCTGTTGGGCAAACGGCGCGTGCCGACGGATCAGTTGACGTCGCGCCTGACCGATTTCGTCCATGAGCTGCGGGAAGATTTCGCAAAGGAGGAGCGTGAATATTTTCCGGCGGTCGAGAACGTCGCCACGGCCGCCGCCAGTCCAGGGGATCCGTGGCCGACCTCATCGGTGGGCCACCACGAATGGCCCTCGCCGCGTTCCCGCGGGCAGCCCGCCACCCCGCGCCTCAGGCATCAGCATCTTCTTGAAGCGAGCAGCGTGATGGCCTGCGGCGGGTTGCTGGGTCTGTGGCTGATCGCCCGCGCCGCGCGCGTGGACCACGCGGCGTTATTCGCAGGTCCCGCCGCGTCCTTCAGGCCGCCGGTCTTCGCGGCAGCGGGAGGACCCGCGTGGTCTCCGAAGACGCTCGAGCCGCTGCGGCATCTGATGGTGCAAGACAACAACAGGCTGATCTCTCTGGAGTCCTTCTCCCGCGACGCGCTGCGGCGGCTCTTCGGCAAGACGCGCGGCATGGCGGCCGATCCGCTGCAAGTGATGCTCTCGATGGTGGCGGACCCTGAGCGATGGCAAACACAGCCGTGCATCCGCGTGGACCGCCCGGCCACCCGCCAGCAGCTCGGCCTTGACCCGGCGGCGCGCTATGCGTCATTTGCCGACATGATGGCGAATCCCTTAGCGCAGCGCGCCCTCGCCGAGGCGCAGCAGAAGCAGCAGCGGCGGCAGCGGCTGAGCCCGGTCGAGCAGGAGCTGCTGGAGGTCTCTGCGCGGTGCCTGCTCTTGCGGCGGCTCTTTGAGCAGGAGCTCCAGGTGGTGCCCCCGGCCTTGGAAGAGTCCAAGCGCTGGCTGCCGGTGCTGCGGCCGGATGGCTACATCACGGAGCAGCAGGTGGGCATCAAGCGGTGCTGGGGGACGCTGCTGCATGCCGTGCGCGTTGAGGATGCGTCCGCCATTACGGCGACTGCGGAGCGGCTGGCCGGCCTGCTGAAGAATCTCCACGCCCAGCATCGCGGATTGGGAAAGCCGCTATAG